Sequence from the Salvelinus sp. IW2-2015 unplaced genomic scaffold, ASM291031v2 Un_scaffold2750, whole genome shotgun sequence genome:
TTTCTCAGTCTTCGTACATTTCTGTAGAATGCTTCTGTCTATTTCTTCATTGTGTTGTAAAGAGGCGTGAACTAATCGGTCTGTCATCATATAGGAAGTAGAGGGGTTTGTCAGGAAGAACTGTAGTTCAGAGATCATCATCAGGACAGAATGGAGCACACCTTGCTCTGTGTGTTACTCTGTAAGTACTgatatgagtgtgtttgtgtatgaacACTAATTACCTGATTTACTAAGCCTTTGATGGAAAAAAAGGAATAACACAAATGTAAATGAAGACAGTTTCAATGCTttagatgttgtgtgtgttttatcccTAATGATAAACCAGTGCAAATGCTCATTAGTAAATGGTACTAAAGTGGATTTCAGCAAATATAGTATaggtctacagatgtaggatcttaatttgatcactattttgttgctaAGGTTTGTCCTGcaccacaggaaatgcagatgaatttgtgatttacataaactAACTGAAAACtaaattaacagtattgcacttttcatatagcctacttttggccagctaatacctaaccaccaatcaagcaaACATTTTGGActtaaacgttcaaatcctgttgctgcaggattattttgctgtgacaatatagttTATATTAAGATCATATATTCTGTTTATGAGGTGGGGTGAATGAACATCCTACATTGAAGTAGCATCTCTGTGAGAACCTGAGCTTGTATAgcagatggtgtggtgtgtggtgagcaTTTAAACAGGAGCACCACTCAGGAACTACAGAGTAGCACTAACTCAGTGGTTGCTAAATGTGCTGTCAATGACAATGAATGCAAAATGCTATATTTGTTGAATGTGTTCTGGTATCAGTTATGATTATTGTACATGGTTGAGAGTTCCATCTCTACAGTTATAGTAAACTGTGCTAAGAGATTAATGAGTGGTGTTTTGATTATTTTggtctctttattctctctgtgtgcagaacatttgaaatgtatgaACATTATGAAAGCTTCAGTCCCTAATTCAAACTATCACCAAATgttcccccttccacttgttgTGTATATGACTGAGGATGGGGCTAGGGAAATTCATAATCTACGTTGTTTACAATAATTGCAAAATAATAACCGTATATTTAAGGTTCTCTTTCAATGATTCGTTTCAGTAACTCTAAATGGGAATTTATAGGAACGCCTACTCTCAGAAGAAGCgtctgttggagacagacaggtagagtggAGAATGAGGAGCCACTCATCTACTTAAAAAGAGCGTTACTGGTCGTCATGGTGGGACCATTAACACAGCAAAAGTGGCTAGCTTCTAGCCCAACCAGTTCAAAAGACCCATATTACCAACATTTTTATCTCCCTATAGCGAATCGCCGGACCACATTTTATATCATATACCACGTCGTGAGCCGTTCTAAAACTACTCTCCCGTCATTAACCATTGTTTACACTTTGTTCAGTCACCTGACATTTTAAAGAGACACtgtacaattttcaatgtaaCGCATCTCAATAGGAAAATAGTGCCTTTACACAATTTAGAATCCTAATATCCACAAATtactgtaatttcaatgacaggtatttGGAAACACTTTTTAGCttttataataaacaaatgtcTTTACAGTGTTACATATTAGTTTCTAGGCACACCATGTCCTTCAAAAGTAACTAGAATTCATAGCAAAGATCTTGGCAGCTATCATCATGCAGGGTTTATAACCCACGCGAAGCAATTCTCTATGGTGCGTGCACAGCTGTGTGCACATGGTGTTTGTTATAAAaacaactttatttaactaggcaagtcagttaagaacaatttcttattacaatgacggcctaccccagccaaaccctaacgacgctgggccaattgtgcggcaccctaaggactcccaatcatggccggttgtgatacagcctggaatcaaaccaggtctgtagtgacgcctctagcactgagatgcagtgccttagaacgctgcaccACTCAGAGCCCTGTTAAGTTAGGGGGggctaatgtgttatatttcctgTGTGGGCAGTGGAACAACTgaggttagctggctaggctTGCTACTTGACAACTTAGCAAAGGGCCTACAAGCATCTATTCTATTCTCGTTCCATCTCCTTTCCTCCATAAAGAGGAAGGAACCAGTGTAGATCATGCAGTTGGGGCCATACAGAGAAGTTGGTCAGAAAATAAACACGCCTTTAAACTCTATTTTTTCTCACATCTTCGTACATTTCTGTAGAAtgcttctctccatttctctgtgTGACGTTAAAGAGGCGTAAACTAATCCGTCTGTTCATCATATAGGAAGTAGAAGGGTTTGTCAGAAGAACTGTAGTTCAGAGATCGTCGGCAGGACAGAATGGAGTCCACCTTGATCTGTGTGTTACTCTGTAAGTactgagtgagtgtgtttgtgtatgaacACTAATTACCTGATTTACTAAGACTTTGATGGAAAAAAGGAATAAAACATTCATGTAAATTAAGACAGKTTTATGCTTTAGCTTTTTGGTTTTATTCCTTATTGATAAAACAGTGCAAATACTTATTWGTAAATGGTACTAAAATGGGATTRCAGGACATGGTAAGWCTCTGGCCTTTTTAAAGCTGCAGTCCGTAATTGAAACTACCACAAAACGGCCACTTGTTGTGGTATACAGCTGAGGAATGTTGCTAGGGGAATTCATTCAtgtacattgtttgtttacaSTGATATTGTTAACAAGACTGTGGCACTACCCGTATGgaaaaacacatgaatttcacatgtgatcTCATGTTATCACGTGATCTTATGAGAAGTTACTGCGATAACAAAATTAAAagttgattggatttatatagtgcttttctaccaactgaggtactcaaagcactttacatagtagggggaaactcacctcatccaccagcaATGTGttgcacccacctgggtgatgcaagACAACCAGTTGTGTGTcagaacgctcaccacacatcagctattaggtggagaggtgaggagtgatagagtgccttcagaaagtattcatactccttgactaatttcacattttgttgtgttacagccggaattcaaaatgtattaaattatgtatttttctcacccatctacacgcaatacccataatgacgaRgtgaaaacatgtttttagaaatgttttcaaatctattgaaaatgaaatacagaaatatcttacttACATCATTTTTTGGCAGAATTTCTTGCAgaattattttagtgccttgttgcaaacaggatgcatgttgtggaatatttgtattctgtacaggcttccttcttttcactctgtcaattaggttggtattgtggagtaactgcaatattgtttctcctatcacagctattaaactcaaactgttttaaagtcaccattggcctcattgtgaaatccccgAGTGGTTctcttcctctccggtaactgagtgatgaaggacacttgtatctttgtagtgactgggtgttttgatacaccatccaaagtgtaattaataacttcactatgctcaaagggatattcaatgtctgcttttttattacccatctaccaataggtgcccttctttgtgaggcattagaaaacctccctggagttggtggttgaatctgtgtttgaaattcactgcctgactgaaggaccttacagataattgtatgcgtgGGGTAAAAAGTTGATGTTGTTATTCAAAAATAATTTtgaacactgttattgcacagagagtgagtccatacaattTATAATATTACTTGTAAGGTATATATTGACTCCTGACCTtttttatgcttgccataacagaggggttgaatacttattgactcaagacatttcagctttttatctttaattcatttgtaaaaaattagaagaacataattccactttgacattatgtgatattgtgtgtaggccagtgacaaaataatATAAATTTAGTCCATTTaatttcagactgtaacacaacaaattgtgaaaaaagtaaaggggtatgaTTGGACTGTTGCCATCAACAAGTAACAAATTGAAGGGGGGTCTGGGgatgcattatttaccattcatttcgaGCCATATGGGACCAAAAACTAGAGTATGAATTAgactgtttgagaaggtttgtatcctaagcaacctgcacacattgtttgaagtacaatagaccaacatagatGCTGTTataggtcagagctctgtgctggaaaaccttggtagagcatgtgtaacggatgtgaaatggatagctagttagcggtggtgcgcgatagcagcctttcagtcggtgacgtcacctgctctgagacttgaagtagtggttccccttgctctgcaagggccgtggcttttgtggagcgatgggtaacgatgcttcgtgggtgaccattgttgatgtgtgcagagggtccttgtttcgcgcccgggtcggggcgaggggacggacataaaattatactgttacattgatgctgttgacccggatcactggttgctgcggaaaaggaggaggtcgaaaggggggtgaatgtaaccgatgtgaaatggctagctaggtagcggtagtgcgcgctagcagcctttcagtcggtgacgtcacttgctcttagacttgaagtagtggttccccttgctctgcaagggccgcggcttttgtggagcgatgggtaacgatgcttcgtgggtgactgttgttgtgtgcagagggtccctggttcgcgcccgtgtcggggagagggaacggtctaaagttatactgttactcaTGCGTGAAGTATgctttgaaaaaaatataatacgtgtgtgtgtgcgacctCTCAGATATTGGTCAGAAGAAGGGGAGAGCTGCAATATCACCATTGTGGGTGGTGTTAGTGGTGgattgtttttcattgtgttagcTGGTAAAGCATGGATCATATCAACCAGAAGAAGGTCCTGTAAGAAGGTTTTGCaggtacttttttttaaataaccaggAGATGAGATACAAGGTGTTTCTAGGATGCTGGAGCtatgtttttataaaatgttaaaGAAtgataaatgtaatgtttttacaaAATGTCTCTTCTCCTAACATGTCAACCCAGTGAGCGCTCCACCAGSGGAGAGGCTGGAACCACAGAACACATGAGGTCCTGAGGTAACATCAATCTGCTAAACTGCTGGGAAACCAGGATCCGCAGTACCAGCAGGCGCAGCAGCAGGATCAGCAGCAGAGGAGTGCCAGACAGAGGCACTCTACATCATTGTGCCTCAACCAGTGGTAGAAGACTGCCATCCAGTGGCCAAAGTGGGCATTCCATCAGAAGAGGCCAAAACCAGAGGCTCTGTGTTGGCTCTGCCTCCTGAGGCAAAAAAAAGATACTAGAAAAGTTATCCATCTATCCATTTCAGTAACTTATGCCAGCTGGTTGTGTGGAGAACTACAGAATATAGTACATTTTAGCTAAAAGCAGAAGAATTTGGTAATAATGTCAACAAACCAGACATGGTGTACTGCACAATAGGAGAAACATTACCCCTCCATCACTCTCAGAGATGGCCTTATTTCAGAGAGGACATGTTGAGCTCCAGAACATTCTTACTGAATAGATAACGTCCTCAGTTCTCATGAATGTGATAGTCTGTGTAAAGTGTACATTCAGGCTTATCAATCAAAGTCATATAAGCCTGATTTGGTGAGTCACTCTGTAGAAACATGGGGTCAGATGATGTCAGTTACAAAACTTAGAGACTGTATAAAATGAGTTCGAACTCATAACGAAGTTGTGTTGatttatttaatgtatttcaTAATGGAAACAGGGATCTACAGTATATAGGACACTCAAAGGTAGTTTGTAGTAATGTGAATTAcaatacatttgtacattttcaaaacatgacattttaatACATGCATGTACAATTTACAGCTGTTTGCGCTCTCTCTGAACTTCCTGGCTCATCTTCACGCTCTTTCCTtccatgttatttaaaaacaaaaactgtTGCAAGACATTTAATCCCAGTTTCCAGGCCGGCTCCTGACTGTACTCATATTGCTCATCAATGAGTTCACATTGAATGCTATTAAACACAAAATGAACAGGTTGATTCTTGTCATGAATTCTTTGGGGTCATCAGTCTTGATGGAATTAACATTGCTTGGATCAAAATGTATGGCAGTCGCAAAACAGAGACTGACAATATACAAGATAGTCAGAACTCATATGATGCAGTTGTgttgatttatttatatatatcttATATGGAAACATCTAGACAACATACCCAAATGTTCCAGCGTTCACTTTCCAGTGTATGTGTGACGACAAATATGACAGTTACCTATATATACTGTAGGATATGACAATCACTTCATAGCAATTCAAAATGGTTAGTGATAATGCATTATAACATGTTTTCTTCCCCTCCATACACATTGATAAACATGTTAAATTATGGTACGTTcagatacaatgacattccagtgacaaaaacatatttcaactgATTTAAGTCCATGAACCACAAGTCTTAAACTGCATGTAGTTAacatatgtacatataaaaaGTACATGTAGGTGCTAGATGAAAGTAGGTTCTGTGTTCAAAGCTTTGAAAAATAATACTGTACTCCAGCATTCATTACTATGTCTCATATGAGCGCTTTTCATTGAAAGAAATCACATACTTTACCTCCCCACTTCAATCCAGTTCTGAAGTAACTCATCCCTTCCTTGGGTTCCTCCTCagctctcttcttcatctcctccAGTTTCTGAACCttgtctgtgtttcctgtctccttcaTCTTCTCAATCAGTAAGTCCAGATGTACATGAGTGGAAAATGCATCAGCTTTTAGAGCAATCTCTTCCAGGCTCATCACACACTGGTATGATTCTTCCACCAGATGGAATTTTTTATCCTTAGCTTTCTTCAAATCTTCCTCAATTGCAGAGATCAAATTCTCCTTTTCACCCAGCCCTTTCTCATTGATTTCATACTTCTTTTTTAGATTATCGTGAGTCCTTTCTTCCTTTTTGGTCTTATGTACATATATTTCTTGTGTTTTCTCATGACTTGAGGCAGAGCACTTCTTAGTACACACAGTGCAGTTGCTACTTTTCATAACAATGCACCATGACAATAGTGTCCAACTCCAACAATCTGGATGATGACAGTTCTCCTTACAGGTTTTGCAGGTGGTAGCCCATCCTGTCTCCAGTTTGATTTTTTCTGTGTAAGGCACATCCACATAGAATGTAAAGTCCTGGttgctctccatctcttccttgtGCCCCTCTAGAGCTCTTTGAGTCTGCTGGATCTCATTCTGCTTCAGCTCGATCTTCTCAATTCTCTCCTGTAAGTTGATGATACACGCTTCCAGTCGTTTGCGCTCTCTCAGAACTCCTTCTGTCATCTTCACGTTTTGAGGTATTATKTCCCCAAGGAACTCTGTGAATTCCTYYATGCCWTCTTTTGATGTTTCCTGTGCAGTCCTCATGGCGGATTCTTCTTTCTTAGCCTGTTTCTCTGTTTCACAASAAGCATTACGCTGACGGTTGTTGAAAAGGAAATAAACAGGTTGATTCYTCTCATCTCTKGCACCAGGGACCTTTGCTACTTCCAGGGCCTTCAGAGCAGAAGTAGGTTCCCCACCATCTGAGTGTGTTATGAGGGCTACAATGTTCTTCTCCATGTCTTTGCCAAATAAAGACAAAACTGCATCGAAGATGTACTTCTGTCTGTCACTGAGTCGATTCTCAGTTGCCTTTACCACAAAACCCACAACATCAATTTGGTGAATCCCATCTGAACATATCAATAATTGATACAGAATTTCAGCGACCAGTTTGTCTTCTTGGATCCCTCTGGTGTCTCCRTACCCAGGAGTGTCAATGATGGTGAGAGAGTAGGGGACTCTCAGGCCCTCATGTCCAAACACTTCATAAACAGTGACCGCTGTAGTTTGACTTTCAGTCTGACTTCTTTTTTCCTCCTCGACAATCTCAAAACAGACTTGGTTCTTGTTCTCTACACCTAAGATGTAGTTGACCATGGCATTGATCAGAGTTGATTTCCCTGTTCCKGTCTCTCCCACTATCAGTAKGGTTTTGTTGACCTTGGTGGGATCTCTCTCTCCAAAGGTCCATATTCTGAGATGATCACCCTCATCCAGACTCTGTTTCTTTGTTACCAGACGATACCGTGCAGGAGGTCCTGCTTGRATGCAGATACTTTTTGATATGATATTTTCTATGTTTGATGGAATGTATTTTGTCCTGTGAAATAAATTCATATATGTAATACTGGTTCTGATTTGAATAAAATGACATTTAGAATCATATGATATCTGAGAGATCTGAGACAAACTTTCATATTCCACAAGCATGGATTCAATGTATGGAAAATGAGGGCACATATGTAaactacattgagtgtacaaaacattaaRaacacctgctctttccatgacatagactgaccaggtgaatccaggtcgaAAGGTATTATCCCtgattgacgtcacttgttaaatccactttaatcagtgtatatgaaggcgggagacaggttaaataaaaaaggctttctatgccttgagacaattaagacatatattgtgtatgtgtgtcattcagagggtgaatgggtaagacaaaatatttaagtgcctttaaaccgGGTGTTGTACTAGGTGCTAGGCACACTGATTTGCgtcaagaacagcaacgctgctgggtttKtcacgctcaacaatttcccttgtgtatcaagattggtccaccacccaaaggacatccagccaatttgacactactgtgggaagcattggagtcaacatgggccagcatca
This genomic interval carries:
- the LOC112074668 gene encoding uncharacterized protein translates to MVCKTKYIPSNIENIISKSICIQAGPPARYRLVTKKQSLDEGDHLRIWTFGERDPTKVNKTJLIVGETGTGKSTLINAMVNYILGVENKNQVCFEIVEEEKRSQTESQTTAVTVYEVFGHEGLRVPYSLTIIDTPGYGDTRGIQEDKLVAEILYQLLICSDGIHQIDVVGFVVKATENRLSDRQKYIFDAVLSLFGKDMEKNIVALITHSDGGEPTSALKALEVAKVPGARDEXNQPVYFLFNNRQRNAXCETEKQAKKEESAMRTAQETSKXGXXEFTEFLGXIIPQNVKMTEGVLRERKRLEACIINLQERIEKIELKQNEIQQTQRALEGHKEEMESNQDFTFYVDVPYTEKIKLETGWATTCKTCKENCHHPDCWSWTLLSWCIVMKSSNCTVCTKKCSASSHEKTQEIYVHKTKKEERTHDNLKKKYEINEKGLGEKENLISAIEEDLKKAKDKKFHLVEESYQCVMSLEEIALKADAFSTHVHLDLLIEKMKETGNTDKVQKLEEMKKRAEEEPKEGMSYFRTGLKWGGKVCDFFQ